The following are encoded in a window of uncultured Sphaerochaeta sp. genomic DNA:
- the uvrB gene encoding excinuclease ABC subunit UvrB, with protein sequence MKDTVYVDESWGGEAVYNIHGQVSFQSKPFKVASSYEPAGDQGEAIKALSAGLLDGDRCQTLKGVTGSGKTYTMAKIIEQVQKPTLVLSHNKTLAAQLFREFKSFFPDNAVEYFVSTYDYYQPEAYVPGKDLYIEKDASINSEIDRLRLSATFSLMERRDVIVVSTVSCIYGLANPVSVRDMVHTFHTGEAFNHREVLDQLVRMQYERNDAILQRGAFRVRGDVIEICPSYLENAVRISIDWDEIASIQWFDPVSGEKQEIVDSYTLYPAKQFVMPQEQVKAAISRIRSEMEDQVEYFTSMGKPLEAERIKTRVEYDLEMLEEIGYCSGIENYSRPLSDRKAGERPAVLLDYFPPDFVTFIDESHVTLPQVGAMYEGDRSRKLNLVNFGFRLPSALDNRPLKAEEFEQVVKQRVYVSATPNQKEVDESTRVVEQIIRPTGLLDPEIDVRPTEGQMENLYGEIRAVIKKKQRVLVTTLTKKMSEDLTDYFASLGLKVRYLHSEIETIERVEILRDLRLGVYDVLVGINLLREGLDLPEVALIAILDADKIGFLRSATSLIQTIGRAARNAEGRVVMYADRMSPAMEEAISETNRRRAIQMAYNEEHNITPTTIIKAIHDMLEREQHEQKEIQKHDLELLKGGYNLLSATDRKNYIKALEKEMLEAAKNLEFERAAVIRDEIQDVKTGKFTS encoded by the coding sequence ATGAAAGATACTGTTTATGTTGATGAAAGTTGGGGAGGGGAAGCTGTCTACAATATACACGGGCAGGTTTCCTTCCAAAGTAAACCGTTCAAGGTAGCTTCGTCCTATGAACCAGCGGGAGACCAGGGAGAAGCGATCAAGGCATTGAGTGCAGGCTTGCTGGATGGGGACCGGTGTCAGACCCTCAAGGGCGTGACCGGTAGCGGTAAAACCTATACGATGGCGAAGATCATCGAGCAAGTACAGAAGCCAACCTTGGTGCTTTCACACAACAAAACCTTGGCAGCACAGCTGTTTAGGGAGTTCAAGTCATTCTTCCCGGATAATGCAGTAGAGTATTTCGTCTCAACATACGACTACTACCAGCCTGAAGCGTATGTTCCGGGGAAGGACTTGTACATCGAGAAAGATGCTTCGATCAACAGTGAGATTGACCGGCTTCGGCTCTCGGCCACGTTTTCCCTCATGGAGCGTCGCGACGTTATTGTCGTATCAACCGTATCCTGTATTTATGGGTTGGCAAATCCTGTATCAGTTCGGGATATGGTGCACACCTTCCATACTGGGGAAGCTTTTAATCATCGTGAGGTTCTCGATCAATTGGTACGGATGCAGTATGAACGAAATGATGCCATTCTGCAGCGAGGGGCCTTCCGTGTTCGTGGGGATGTGATTGAGATATGCCCATCCTATCTTGAAAATGCTGTAAGGATTTCCATCGATTGGGATGAGATTGCCTCCATTCAGTGGTTCGATCCCGTCAGTGGAGAGAAGCAGGAAATCGTTGACAGCTACACTCTTTACCCTGCAAAACAGTTTGTAATGCCACAGGAGCAGGTAAAGGCAGCCATTTCGAGAATCCGAAGTGAAATGGAAGACCAGGTAGAGTATTTTACCTCCATGGGCAAGCCCTTGGAGGCAGAGCGAATCAAGACCAGGGTAGAGTATGATTTGGAGATGCTTGAAGAAATAGGATACTGTTCAGGAATCGAGAACTACTCACGCCCTCTCTCTGACCGTAAGGCAGGGGAACGTCCAGCGGTGTTGCTTGACTACTTCCCCCCTGACTTTGTCACCTTCATCGATGAGTCACATGTTACCCTTCCCCAAGTAGGAGCGATGTATGAGGGAGATCGTTCACGGAAATTGAATCTGGTGAACTTTGGATTCAGGCTTCCTTCTGCATTGGACAACCGTCCCTTGAAAGCGGAAGAGTTTGAACAAGTTGTCAAGCAGAGAGTCTATGTCTCTGCTACTCCAAACCAGAAGGAAGTGGATGAGAGTACGCGTGTGGTTGAACAGATTATCAGGCCCACGGGCCTGCTTGACCCAGAAATCGATGTGAGACCCACTGAAGGCCAGATGGAGAACCTATACGGAGAAATACGCGCAGTTATCAAGAAGAAACAGCGAGTATTGGTTACTACACTGACCAAGAAGATGAGTGAGGATTTGACCGACTATTTTGCATCCCTGGGTTTGAAGGTACGTTATCTTCATTCCGAGATTGAGACCATCGAACGAGTCGAGATTCTCAGGGATCTTCGCCTCGGGGTGTATGATGTGTTGGTAGGAATCAACCTGCTCAGAGAAGGCTTGGACCTTCCCGAGGTTGCCCTTATCGCCATTCTGGATGCAGACAAAATTGGGTTCCTTCGTTCTGCCACTTCCTTGATTCAGACCATTGGGCGTGCTGCGCGTAATGCTGAGGGCCGGGTTGTCATGTATGCAGACCGTATGAGTCCTGCTATGGAAGAAGCCATCAGTGAAACCAACCGACGCCGAGCAATCCAGATGGCATACAACGAGGAGCATAATATTACTCCTACTACCATTATCAAGGCGATTCATGACATGCTCGAACGCGAGCAGCATGAACAAAAAGAGATTCAGAAACATGATCTCGAGCTACTCAAGGGTGGTTATAACCTGCTCAGTGCAACTGATAGAAAGAATTATATCAAGGCGCTTGAGAAAGAGATGCTTGAAGCAGCAAAGAATCTGGAGTTTGAACGTGCGGCTGTCATCCGTGATGAGATCCAGGATGTAAAGACAGGCAAATTTACCAGTTAG
- a CDS encoding caspase family protein, protein MRRVLLLLSILLLLMASCELYYEEPVQRGTVRIVSIGITYENEPEEVAYPEDEEKDQLGDLPGTVFDARELSDALKQQAMRAGWNSADIEVTLLLQEREDYSEATVNDTGYASRANLKSTLEIIQGTTTEDDLTIITYSGHGIEETGELLMAHTLTEGAIDLSLPPSDPESIIVTPEWLYDLIRPIKGKKLLILDSCYSGVFVPESPSSLSWVYDKGIDDWYGKYFSDEEYEIPSFVVLTASADSDSYERKFDDHSHGVFTSALLEALGWNHTTLRIADGAPPSARNGLLSVDSLYKYIKKHQVYPVRWSIFTMDKPIQHPMISGGAMDMLLFSY, encoded by the coding sequence ATGAGACGAGTACTCCTTCTGCTATCCATCCTACTACTCCTCATGGCCTCCTGTGAGTTGTATTACGAGGAGCCCGTACAGAGGGGAACCGTACGTATTGTCTCAATAGGAATAACCTATGAGAATGAACCAGAGGAAGTAGCATATCCTGAGGATGAAGAGAAGGATCAGCTTGGTGATCTTCCAGGGACTGTCTTTGATGCGAGGGAACTTTCAGACGCACTCAAGCAGCAAGCTATGAGAGCTGGCTGGAATAGTGCAGATATTGAGGTAACCCTGCTCCTTCAGGAAAGGGAAGATTACTCCGAGGCAACCGTCAATGACACAGGATATGCTTCAAGAGCAAACTTAAAAAGCACACTTGAAATAATTCAGGGAACTACAACAGAGGATGATCTGACCATCATCACCTACAGCGGACACGGCATTGAGGAAACAGGGGAACTCCTGATGGCACATACCCTAACCGAAGGAGCAATTGACCTTAGCCTCCCCCCATCAGATCCAGAATCAATTATTGTAACCCCTGAGTGGTTATACGATCTTATAAGGCCTATCAAGGGAAAAAAACTTCTCATCCTTGACAGCTGCTACAGCGGAGTTTTTGTCCCTGAGTCCCCCTCAAGCTTGAGCTGGGTGTATGACAAAGGCATCGATGATTGGTATGGCAAATACTTCTCTGATGAAGAATATGAGATACCTTCATTTGTAGTTCTTACCGCTAGTGCTGATTCTGATTCATATGAAAGAAAATTCGATGACCACAGTCACGGGGTCTTTACCTCAGCACTCCTTGAGGCTTTGGGTTGGAACCATACAACGCTGAGAATTGCAGACGGGGCTCCTCCTTCAGCAAGAAATGGACTACTGAGTGTTGATTCCCTCTATAAATACATCAAGAAACACCAGGTATATCCTGTACGGTGGTCAATATTTACCATGGATAAACCTATCCAACACCCCATGATAAGCGGTGGGGCGATGGATATGCTACTTTTCAGCTATTGA
- a CDS encoding caspase family protein, with protein MKIQLLILLLLTLLLGCELITPSPAEGKTHHLAIALSYDGTDVNNLHGTLPDAIELEKAFTALFAGKEHTSTLMLQDGSDDLNDPLLPTRQQVLDTIEALSDSMNEQDILIISYSGHGMEDGSLVLYPPRSSGLILDSNNDPFDDSLLSVEDLYDKLKECKGSILLLVDSCYAGNFVQESETSLSIIEKNAYLTEMYDQYFTRGEYTRPVYVIAATTYDNTAKEPPFVGVPTHGYFSKAILDGLGWDIEDQVLRDVEQRISVDYLYQYVYYHQDYPLSGNYPEDFQHPTITGGPLDLILR; from the coding sequence ATGAAAATCCAACTTCTGATCCTCTTGCTTCTCACTTTGTTGTTGGGTTGTGAGTTGATAACCCCGTCCCCTGCGGAAGGGAAAACCCATCATCTTGCAATAGCACTTAGTTATGATGGGACTGATGTAAATAATCTCCATGGAACACTCCCGGACGCAATAGAGCTGGAGAAAGCATTTACTGCTCTGTTTGCAGGAAAGGAGCATACATCCACCCTTATGCTCCAAGATGGCAGTGATGATTTAAATGACCCACTGCTTCCTACCAGACAACAGGTACTGGACACGATAGAAGCTTTATCAGACTCCATGAATGAGCAAGACATTCTCATCATCAGCTATAGTGGCCATGGAATGGAAGATGGTTCGCTGGTGCTTTATCCTCCTCGAAGCAGTGGGCTAATCTTGGATTCCAATAATGACCCATTTGATGATTCTCTTCTTTCAGTAGAAGACCTCTATGACAAGTTGAAGGAGTGTAAGGGAAGTATCCTGCTACTTGTTGATAGTTGTTATGCAGGGAATTTTGTGCAGGAAAGCGAAACATCTCTCTCCATCATCGAAAAAAATGCATATCTAACAGAGATGTATGATCAATACTTCACCAGGGGAGAATATACGCGTCCAGTATATGTTATTGCTGCTACTACCTATGACAACACAGCCAAGGAACCACCATTTGTAGGAGTTCCAACACATGGCTATTTTTCGAAAGCCATTCTAGATGGACTGGGTTGGGATATAGAGGACCAAGTATTACGGGATGTCGAGCAGCGTATTTCTGTAGATTATCTCTACCAATATGTGTATTACCACCAGGATTATCCACTTAGTGGAAATTATCCCGAGGACTTCCAGCACCCCACCATCACTGGGGGGCCGTTGGATCTCATTCTTCGCTAA
- a CDS encoding trypsin-like peptidase domain-containing protein — translation MLKNTRNRIIRTLLLILGGAFCVFIGLLLFRWTESISEDKQRKELSRVLHTIAEEQGPEGVLALSGVQVADILSGEDGLIVFEENQSIYYSAAERQQMSVYENVNKSVVHITTVGEAAVSAFMDVLPAQGTGSGIILSKDGYILTNAHVVEKSASIQVGLYNNQSYTATLVGVDSEDDLAVIKLVSAKDVMLYPATLGTSEDLQIGQRVIAIGNPFGYDRTMSVGVVSGLNRPVRTSEGKVIMNAIQTDAAIHPGNSGGPLLNTRGEVIGINSAIFTTSGSSQGLNFAIPVDTAIAVIPDLIKQGKISRGWLDLSAVQLTPQLATYAKLPVEKGVLVSEVTSGGFAEKAGIKGGSRKVQYGSSVINLGGDVITAINGETIRDLNDLYLALLPMRSGEKVSITINRDGNVKKMEVQLIERTAQHVSALVR, via the coding sequence TTCCGTTGGACAGAGAGTATCTCAGAAGATAAGCAACGAAAAGAACTTTCCAGAGTCCTCCATACCATTGCTGAAGAGCAAGGTCCTGAAGGAGTGCTTGCTCTCTCTGGAGTACAAGTCGCTGATATCCTCTCAGGCGAGGATGGGTTGATAGTATTTGAAGAGAACCAATCAATCTATTACAGCGCTGCTGAGAGACAACAAATGAGTGTGTATGAAAACGTGAACAAGAGCGTTGTACACATCACCACCGTTGGAGAGGCAGCGGTAAGTGCCTTCATGGATGTCCTTCCCGCTCAAGGAACCGGTAGTGGGATCATCCTTTCCAAGGATGGCTATATTCTCACCAATGCCCACGTGGTTGAAAAAAGCGCAAGCATACAGGTAGGTCTCTATAATAACCAATCCTACACTGCAACCTTGGTTGGTGTTGATAGTGAGGATGACCTGGCAGTGATCAAGCTGGTCTCTGCAAAGGATGTGATGCTCTATCCTGCCACCTTGGGAACAAGTGAGGATTTGCAGATTGGGCAACGGGTAATAGCGATTGGAAATCCATTTGGATATGACCGTACAATGAGTGTCGGTGTAGTAAGTGGGTTGAATCGACCGGTGAGAACCAGTGAAGGCAAGGTAATCATGAATGCAATCCAGACAGATGCTGCAATACACCCTGGAAATAGTGGAGGGCCGTTGCTCAATACGAGGGGTGAGGTCATCGGGATCAACTCAGCGATCTTCACTACTTCAGGAAGTTCCCAGGGGTTGAATTTTGCCATTCCAGTTGATACAGCAATTGCAGTCATTCCAGATTTAATCAAACAAGGAAAGATCAGCAGGGGTTGGCTTGACCTTTCGGCAGTACAGCTGACTCCTCAGCTGGCAACATATGCGAAGCTCCCTGTCGAAAAGGGGGTCTTGGTCAGTGAAGTCACCAGTGGGGGTTTTGCTGAAAAGGCAGGGATAAAAGGGGGAAGCCGGAAGGTGCAGTACGGCTCTTCGGTTATCAATCTTGGGGGTGATGTCATCACCGCTATCAACGGTGAGACAATCAGAGATCTTAACGACCTCTATCTTGCTCTGCTTCCCATGAGAAGTGGGGAGAAGGTTTCGATTACCATTAATCGTGACGGGAATGTGAAGAAGATGGAAGTCCAGCTGATTGAACGAACAGCGCAACATGTGAGCGCATTGGTACGATAA